The window CCGAGCATGGCCGTCGTTCGGACGGTTGCCTCCCACGAAGGCGTCGACCCGGTAGAGCTGTCGCCGCCGCTGCACGCTGCGATCGATACCGACGCACTCGACGCGTTCTTTCGTACCGAACCCTGCGACTGCGACGCCGCGAACGGACGCGCCGTCGGGTCCACTCCTGTGGTCGAGTTCAGTTACCGGAACCATCGAATCCGCGTCGAGGACCCCGGCGCCGTCGAGATTTTAGACGGCGACGACCGCCCTGGCTCTTCGACGTCTCCCGATAGCAACCACAACTAACGCTCACAGAGGCGAGCGACGGCCACCACTTCCATCGCGCGCCCCGGTTACGTCGACTCCAACCGCGAATCCGCGGCCACCTCGAGACACCGTTCGACGGCCGGTGACTCCCGGTAGCGAACCCGGTCGTTCGTCCACTCGAGCGCGACGATCCCGTAATCGGCCAGCGCGGGCAGATGGTGGTGTCGAAGATCTATTTCGACGGCGTCGCGGTTCGACTCGTCCGCCCGAGCGACGGCATCGACGAGGTCGTCGATCGGTACCTCGTCCGCGCTCGATCGCTCGAGGAAGTGCCCGATCACCGCACGCCGCCTCGAGGACGCAAGCACGTCGAACACCGCGTCTACCGGAAGCGTCGACCCATCCGCGCCGTTCGAGCCTCGATCCTGGGAGTCGTCGCGGTCGTCGTGGCCGTCGAGCGCGGGAGCCATGGTAGTAATACACAAGCATGAACAGTTATATCTAGGGTTGACGTGTCAGCTGACTCGAGACGGCGGCGCGGACGGGGAGACGGAAGAGGACCGAGGGCGGGGACGAACGCGAAACGCCCGGCGACGACCGGCAATCGAGTGGCGGTCACCCGCCACGGGTGGTCCGCTCCAGAAACGACTCGACGTCTTCGTCCTCCTGTTCTTTGGCGAACTCGAGGTACGGCTCGAGTCGTTCGCCGCGTTCGGTGAGGGTGATCGCGCCCGAGTCCCGGTCGAACGTGATGAGATCGTAATCCGCTAGCTTCGGCAGACTGGCATGCGTAAGTGACGTTCTCGTGTGGCGTTTCATCTCGGCGGTGAGGAGGTCGGCGGTCGTCTCGTGCTCCCAGACGGCGAGATAGGTGGTGAGTTCCGAGAGGGCGACGGTTCCACCGCGCTCGTACAGTAGATACAACAGAAAGCGATCGCGTCGATTGGCGAGCAACCCGAACACGACTCCAGGAGTAAGCGACAGCTCTTCCTTCTCTTCCTCTTGGCCGGCATCGGC of the Halobiforma lacisalsi AJ5 genome contains:
- a CDS encoding HalOD1 output domain-containing protein, giving the protein MEQGLSPSMAVVRTVASHEGVDPVELSPPLHAAIDTDALDAFFRTEPCDCDAANGRAVGSTPVVEFSYRNHRIRVEDPGAVEILDGDDRPGSSTSPDSNHN
- a CDS encoding DUF7344 domain-containing protein — its product is MAPALDGHDDRDDSQDRGSNGADGSTLPVDAVFDVLASSRRRAVIGHFLERSSADEVPIDDLVDAVARADESNRDAVEIDLRHHHLPALADYGIVALEWTNDRVRYRESPAVERCLEVAADSRLEST
- a CDS encoding DUF7344 domain-containing protein gives rise to the protein MSEDNGGPTDGDEDVGEEDGAGAESETNANANANTDADAEPSLGPSSGSERADGSDDAADAGQEEEKEELSLTPGVVFGLLANRRDRFLLYLLYERGGTVALSELTTYLAVWEHETTADLLTAEMKRHTRTSLTHASLPKLADYDLITFDRDSGAITLTERGERLEPYLEFAKEQEDEDVESFLERTTRGG